The region ACCTCATACACGCTACCATCGATTTACTACCGCACTGTTCGATGCATAGGTGACAGACAGTGTCTACGCACTCACGCGAAGTCTTTCTGCTTCGCCATCTCAATCTCAAACCGCGCTCCACCATCGGTTCCATCGGTTATAGATAACTCCCAGCCATGGGCTTCCACAATCCGTTTTACGATGGTCAACCCGAAACCAGTCCCACCCCGTGCTGACGAATGACCCGGCTCGAACACTTCGTCACGCTTTTCGACTGGAATTCCTGACCCATCGTCTTCAACGTAGATTCCCTGTTCATCGTGACAACCCACACGGACGGTCACGTCGGACCCGCCGTGTTCAACAGCGTTGCGGAACAAGTTCTCGAACACGTGCCGTAGCCGATCAGGATCACCTTCGAAAGTCATCTCATCGACGATCTCGATATTTGCGTCCTCCGTGTCTACTGTCCCCCAGCACTTCCCGACGAGGTCAGTCAGGCTGACCGACTCGGTTTCGCTAATCGTGTCGCCCTGACGAGCAAGCGTCAACGTGTCCTCAACGATTGCCTCCATCCGGTCGAGCGCTCGGACAAGTGGCTTGAGATGATCACTTTCGACCTGCTCGTCGAGGAGCGTTGCACGACCTTGTGCGACGTTGAGCGGGTTCCGCAAATCGTGGGAAACAACACTTGCAAACTCTTCGAGGCGCGCGTTCTGCTGACGTAATTGTCGCTCTCGTTCGACGCGTTCAGTCACGTTCCGAGTGATCCCGATCAGGCGCGTGATTTCACCGTCATTGACCACCGGCGCGAGTTTCGTCTGCCAGAAACGTGCTCCCTCATCTACCCGGAGCGCCTCTTGATACGAGATAGGCTCGCCAACGTTGACACAGCGGTGGTAGTTCGCTTCTAACTCTGCCCCCTGCTCCTCGCCGAACACATCACGCGGTGTCTGGCCCTGTACGTCCTCTGTCGTAATTCCGGTTTGCCGCTCGTAGGAGGGACTGAGGCGTTCGAATTCAAATCGGACACTCTCCTCTCGTTTTTCGACGTTGATGAGAAAGATGGCATCCTCGACGTTGTTCAACAGGGCTTCGTACTCTTCGGCAAGTTCCCGGGCTTCGGCCTCGTACTCCTTTCGCTCCGTGATATCCCGACTGCTAAGGAGGATCCCATCGATGATGTCGTCGTCAAGTCGATTCCGCATTGTGGATTCGATCCAGCGCCAAGAGCCGTCGGCGTGGCGGAATCGGACCTCGACAGTCTTGGATTCAGATGGGTCCGAGAGTACTGTCTCCAGCGCGTCGGCGTTTCGTTCTCGGTCCTCGGGATGGACAAACTCGTATCCTTCATGACCAATCAAGTCGTCGGGGTCGTAGCCGAGCACCCGTGTGACAGCCGGACTGACGTAGGTTATCGTCCCGTCGGAATCAACGACTGTTGCGAGATCATTTACCTCCTCAACGAGCGTCCGATACCAGTCAGCCCCGTGTTTATCCTTCTCTCGGGGCGTCGTATCTTCTTCCATTAGTCGTAATGTGTCCAGTATCCATGTATGTATTTTGAACCCGGGTTTTCTCTCCAATAGAAGAGATCTCTGTATCGGTCACACCGTTAATGACGGAGATCAGTGAGTTTCTCACCCGCCTGTGAGGTACACCCTCTATATCTAACGTTCAGACTGCCTTGTCGATGTTATGAGTGAGACAGCCGACAACGAGTTCACGGAACTGCTTCCACCAGTACCGTGAGCGGACGAACGCACCGTACTTCCGTTTAAGGCGAGAGTTCACCGTCTCGTTCTGACTGCGCTGACCGTAAAGATCGGCATCCAACCGAGCATTCCACGCTTTGTGAAGAGACGAGAACTCGCGGTGCTTGATGAGCGGTCGAACACCAGTTTCACGGGCTAACGTGCGAATGTTCTGGTCATCGTATCCTTTGTCGCCGAGGAGAACCGCTACATAATCGGTATTCCGCTTGATGAGCGACGGCGCGATCTTCGAGTCGTGTTTTCGTGTTGTCGTCACGTGTACGTCAAGGATAGCATTCACCCTCGTGTCCACGAGAAGCGTGACTTTCAACTGCTGAATTGTCAACTTCGTTCGCTTCGTGTAGTGCTTCGAGGCATGACTACGGTCGAACCCGGAAGCGTCGATCCCGACGACACCGTTGGTTGGGAGAAGCGAAACTGAGAGATTAAGAAGAACACGCCAGACTGCCATATCGAGTCGGTTGAACGCTTTGCATAGCGTTGAGGGCGACGGGAGTTCCTCAAGATCGATGGCTCTTCGAATCCGGGGCATCTCGATGAGTTCGTCAAGAAGCATCCGGTACGTCGTATTCTTCCGAACTTTGAGGCAGACCAAGACGATGTGTTGGTGGAGTGTGTAGCGACGTTTCGAGAACTTCGAGGAGTAGCGGGCAACAGCTCGCCGAGCCAAGTGGTACGCCTGCTCAACGAACTGGAGCAACCGCGACTTCGGGAGAACTTCCATACGATCAGACTACTATGTGAACCTGTAACCCTCCGAGGATTTCAACAGAGCCAGCCAATCAGATATGTCTCTTAGGCACTATCTAGTTCTGGACCTCCTCAGCTGGCGTTCGTCCGTCGAGTGCTTGGTTTGGCCGTTCGTGGTTGTAGTGGTGTCTGAAGCGTCGTAACCACTGCTTCGCGCTAGGTTGACTGCCCCGCCAAAACGAGTGAAAGCGGTCGATTTGCATAGCCACAGTCTGGAACCACTTTTCGATGTGGTTCCGAATCCGGTAGTCAAGCCGACCGCTCAAATCGTGACGAGAAAGGGAAGTCAGATAGCCACCAGCATCGACGAGAAACACTGTCTCGTCGATATCGTGTTTCTCGGTGAGCCGATGCAGGAACGCCGCCGCGGGGTCGGTCCCGCGGCGGCTGAACACGTCAATCTCAAGCAGTAACTTCGATTCTGTGTCAATAGCGGCGTAGAGCCACTTCTTTTCACCATCGACCTCGATTTGTTTCTCGTCGACCGCGACCCGCGACGGCTGCGCCGTCGGCGGGTCACTCTGGGCTTCAGGCAGTGTATGAACCCAGTTCTAGACAGCACCGTGAGAACGGTCGACATCCAATAATTCTAAGATAGCGACCGTCCCCCTGATCGACAGCCCCGCCGTGTGGAGACGCACCCCAAACTGCCGGACGGGTGTCGGGGTGCGCTCGTTCTCCTAAACGCCTTGGCTATCCGTTTCCGGTAGTGTTTAGTTTGGAGCATTGTGCCAGCGAGCGAAAGTCTGGAGCCAGTTTTCGGCTGTTTTTGGTTCGACGTGGCTGAAGCAGTTCGAAAACGACGAGGTTCGACGCTTCAGCTCTCGAAAAATCCGCTCGACAGCGTTCCGATTTCCGTGGCGACGTGTTTGAAATCGGAGGCCAGCTCGTTGCAGTGCAGTTTGGAGGTGTTGAGCACCATCGACGAGAAATTCGGCGTTTTCAACCTCGTGTTTCTGCCGCAGTTCGTTGAGAAAGATCTCGGTGAGGGCGGTGGTTGTCGTCGCAAACAGCCGGACGTGAAGCAGTTGCTTCGATTCTGGGTCAGCAGCGGCGTACAGCCAATACTGCTGGTCGTTGATCCGAATCACTGTTTCGTCAAGCGCAATCT is a window of Haloarcula pelagica DNA encoding:
- a CDS encoding IS6 family transposase gives rise to the protein MAEIARLTGHREWIDLDFVEREQTPEPAMALGIQSHVADLSLSNTVELLGCLGVQRSRKAIHDWVQKADLQPESGKEPNQIALDETVIRINDQQYWLYAAADPESKQLLHVRLFATTTTALTEIFLNELRQKHEVENAEFLVDGAQHLQTALQRAGLRFQTRRHGNRNAVERIFRELKRRTSSFSNCFSHVEPKTAENWLQTFARWHNAPN
- a CDS encoding PAS domain S-box protein, with amino-acid sequence MEEDTTPREKDKHGADWYRTLVEEVNDLATVVDSDGTITYVSPAVTRVLGYDPDDLIGHEGYEFVHPEDRERNADALETVLSDPSESKTVEVRFRHADGSWRWIESTMRNRLDDDIIDGILLSSRDITERKEYEAEARELAEEYEALLNNVEDAIFLINVEKREESVRFEFERLSPSYERQTGITTEDVQGQTPRDVFGEEQGAELEANYHRCVNVGEPISYQEALRVDEGARFWQTKLAPVVNDGEITRLIGITRNVTERVERERQLRQQNARLEEFASVVSHDLRNPLNVAQGRATLLDEQVESDHLKPLVRALDRMEAIVEDTLTLARQGDTISETESVSLTDLVGKCWGTVDTEDANIEIVDEMTFEGDPDRLRHVFENLFRNAVEHGGSDVTVRVGCHDEQGIYVEDDGSGIPVEKRDEVFEPGHSSARGGTGFGLTIVKRIVEAHGWELSITDGTDGGARFEIEMAKQKDFA
- a CDS encoding IS5 family transposase; this translates as MEVLPKSRLLQFVEQAYHLARRAVARYSSKFSKRRYTLHQHIVLVCLKVRKNTTYRMLLDELIEMPRIRRAIDLEELPSPSTLCKAFNRLDMAVWRVLLNLSVSLLPTNGVVGIDASGFDRSHASKHYTKRTKLTIQQLKVTLLVDTRVNAILDVHVTTTRKHDSKIAPSLIKRNTDYVAVLLGDKGYDDQNIRTLARETGVRPLIKHREFSSLHKAWNARLDADLYGQRSQNETVNSRLKRKYGAFVRSRYWWKQFRELVVGCLTHNIDKAV